The following is a genomic window from Episyrphus balteatus chromosome 1, idEpiBalt1.1, whole genome shotgun sequence.
cgggacacgttaaGGACACATTCGGGATACGTTCAGGGGTCCAACTATGTAATTCGATTCTACAAAAAATGTGTTCGAATTcgcaaaaaatggatttttgtaaTTCTGTATTGGGTTTTATTTAGAAGATTTAGATTAATTTAAGATACGTAGTTTGACTAGAAAGTAAACATTCGAATGTtacccgaacgtgtcccgaatgtgccccgaacatgtcccgaacgtgtcccgaatgtgtcccgaacgtgtcccgaacgtgtcccaaacgcGTCCCGAATGTgccccgaacatgtcccgaacgtgtcccgaacgtgtcccgaatgtgtcccgaacgtgtcccaaacgcgtcccgaacgtgtcccgaacgtgtcccaaacgtgtcccgaatgtgttcCAAATGTGTcctgaacgtgtcccgaacgtgtccggaatgtgtcccgaacgtgtcttGATTTTTGTTAATTCCCGAACTTGTCCCTATTTATTCCCATCTTCTCACAGTagcgtttaaaaaaaagtcattgaaCTTTTAAAACTATTGAACTTCTTAGACCATGAATGAAACAgcagttatttaatttttacttgcgatatacatagtTACTATATATCatgttatgcattcgtaaaaaaaaagtcatttttttcatgacattacgatgttagacaatgtcaaaaaagtgggtcccagaagtttgtctgtctgtctgcacggtgggcaggaagcatcgataggttgcacaaaaatgtcgacaaaaactgcaagttgggttgtatttgttgatgattataAGTGCAAAATCCtttggaattgaaatcctagctgctccttttcaaaagttattcatatttttgtatttctaatcgggacaatttggaataaaaatcaaaagttcttaggcgacaagaattgataacggtattttgtagaggagtttaatacaatatttttttactatactgaagaagcatttatataatttaaatataaaccaaaaataaaatttccaaaaaaataatttttggatttttaaaaaattttcgaaattttttttttttgaaaaatcaaattttcgaaaacgggagattgaatgtttttgaaattttgtttttagatgttgattggtgatttctaccaaatggcataccaattatattttaaaactttttttccaaaaaattatttataaaaaattagttttttaaaaaacggctctaacgattttaacgattaatatatcaatcaaaacttacatacttgttttggagggcagtttgatttcagattttattttatttttttttaaacgaattttattttttttccaaatttctatattttaactctaagagcaaattcgtgcgacccagtcatgcattttattttattcgtaacCTTATCCATTCGTATCCAAAGTAATGTTGTTTAATCAATAACGAGTACTATGGCATGAAAGCCATCATTTTGCTGTGGCATTTCAATGCAGAAAGCAGCAAAAATGGAACTGGAAAAAGATGTTGATTTACATCAAAAAATTGCAGAAATTAAGAAAAGAATTCTCCTCACAggttaacaagtttttttttttaataaaactactTCAATATAATCTCATATTTTgtgtatcttttatttttaaaagaggGTCAAAAGACAGCAAACGCAGCAGAATGGCAAAAACAAAGTCGAATCAATTCCGAAACTCTATCTACTCTCAAAAAAGAGAACAAGGATCTAACCTCGCAAATGGTGATGTTGAAAAATCCCATCAACCGACCAATGGGTAAGGATTTAGATATTGAACCTGGTGGTGGTAAGCCACTGTATCCCGTTGGAGCTAAAAGTCCCGAAGAAGCAGTATTCTTGATGGACCTAAAAATCACTGAAAACCGTAAACAGTTAGACTTGCTGCGACACAGGTTCCAAGTCAGACAGAAGTATTTCAATAAACTGGTTCAACATTATGAAGACTTGTTGGCTTACAAAGAGCATCAGTCGAAGGAAGTTGGAGGAAAACCACCAGAAACACTGGAAGAAGATGCAAATCGAAAGGTTTGTTAAATGAGTTATATCTAACAACTTCTTTCTTTTAAAAGCTTTAATTGAAGTTGGTTATTCAACTGGAAAACGAGATTCATCGGAAAAATGTGAAATGGAATGAAGCCGAACACATTAAGAAGAAGTATAAATCCATTCAAGCTTCACTCATGGCTGATGCTGAAAGATTCGAAAGATCTTTGAAGGAGCTAGAGGAAGCTTTGGCAGAACAACAGACCGAAATAAATAGGCTTCAGGTACCTAAACTTTGTTTTCAGAATGAATTTATAATCAGTAAATCTTTTAGCAAGTCCACAATGAAGCCCTTGAGATGCGTGATGTTGCTAAAGTTATCCTGCAACGTCAAGAGCAACAAGCAAatacttctttaaaaattcgagAACGTCAGGCTTTAGATTTTCGCAAGCAAGTCGAAAGTCGCAAAATGGAACTTGAACGCATTGGTCGTAAGCTATTTACAGATGCTAAAACTTTTGTTCATCAAGATAGTATTGGGTCAAGTTCTGGTGACCAACAGACTGGAAAAACCGAACATGACGATGATCCGAATTCCCAGTTACAAAGTGTAACAACCGATATGGAGACATTGTTCAAAGAGCTCATGGAAGTGACGGGAGCTACTTCACCATCAAATGTATTAGAAAGATTTTTATCTCAAAAAGAATCTTCGTTGCGTTTGACTTATCTGCGAAATGCAGCCGAGTCTGAAAAAACTGATTTAGAAACTCAACGAGAAAATCTAACCAAAGAATTGGAAACATCTAAATTTTCAGAGATGAAGGAAAGTGAAGTGTTAGTTATTCAATTTTATcttaatttttgataatttagtaaaaaaaattgtgtttttagaaATCAAGAAGTTGTTGAAAAGCTTAAACTTGAAATCAGCAATATGAACAAAGAAAAGCAAAAGAACGATGAAGCAGCTTCGAGGACTGTTGGAGTTATAAAGTTCATTCAAGACAGACTACGAGATATGATTTATAAGTTGCAAGAAGTTGATGAGAGTGATGTTAATATTGTGGAGAAGTGCAAGTCCATATCTGCGCAAAGCTTACCGGACTTTCTTGTTAATGATGCAACAGACGAAGACTTAATAGATGTAAGTACATAGATAGTTAGATATTTTGTTTACTATTTGAAAGAGTAGTGCATATCCGGTAAATATTTCCGACTTAACCGGCTTTGGGATCAAGTTTGTAGTAAGTCTACTTAGTCGATAAAGTTACCAAGGTACGATCTAAAAGCCTACTCAGTGTAATTggaaaacatgcattttttaacCTACCAAAAACCATATAGAGCCGCTTTAGCAAAACAAGGATTCAATTTTCAAGAGCCTTTTTGCGATGACCACAAAAATGTAGGTTCGGAATATGGAATCATATACCTTTTTGCTTAGATTTGGCCTTTctgattatattttataaacaaaactgaaaaaagaatttcgaaaaaaaaggtgAAGTCGGGAATTTCTGACTATTTTGAAGAACTTGACAAAAGAATTTGTTTGTATGGTATTCATAAACTTTTCTACCAATGACAAACatgcataaaaatataaacatcttaaatttccttcaacTTTCCTGCCATTCCGCTAACTTTTTGACCTCCACTCGtatgtaaatacaaattttaaatgcgTTAaattcaaacttcaaatttgatAATTCTTTCTGTTTTAAAAATCTTACTGAAAAAAAATCGCCGGTAAATCGTTGAATGCTAAATTTGACTATAAAACTATAATAGTAACGATAGCGATACGAGATGGGACAAATTgattcattttgtttcgtaTATTCGATTTGATATTGGAATCTCGTCGTTACTCATATGTTTCGACTGTATCGTTACTTTTTCAGTACGAGTatgaaacatacgagtaacgatttttttttaggatgtAACGTTTCTTTACTCCTTCCTTGATAATTAGGAGTGTCAGGTAATTACATAAAAGTAGTTGAACGTTAACGGTCATATTGTTACAATTTTTCCGACGgagagccaaaaaaaaaaagactgcgAGAACTTGCGAATTGTTTAAAGCTTCCGAATTGTTTAAAGCTAGGAGGCCGAAGATGAACGTATTCAAAGTGTAATCGACAGAAAGTAGAATAATGCCACTACggctaaaaaacataaaattcgttttttaaaagaattaaacaaaatctgaaatcaaattgccgcACAGTGCGTTGACcagtggacaaaaataaaaaaaatcaagtctaTTATATGATGAAAAACCGGTGCTTCACATGTAGGGTTTATATTcaacaataataaaacacacTTTTTCACTGCTTAAATATAAGATTCAAAAAGATTAGTGGTGTTTTTCatgatattttgatttttcaagcTAAGGTTCAAATTGatgtttatcaattttttttaagtgaaaacaaatgttcttgacttttttttttgttaattatcaaAATGAATATCTGTAGATCAGGTGTGTAtgtcaatttgtttttgtaaagtgaaattagtatttaaaaaatataacctaaaaaagtctgttttttgtgactcaaaaactaaatttatatcAGACTGTAGCAAGCTGTAGCAGAAT
Proteins encoded in this region:
- the LOC129906057 gene encoding A-kinase anchor protein 9 isoform X1, with product MQKAAKMELEKDVDLHQKIAEIKKRILLTEGQKTANAAEWQKQSRINSETLSTLKKENKDLTSQMVMLKNPINRPMGKDLDIEPGGGKPLYPVGAKSPEEAVFLMDLKITENRKQLDLLRHRFQVRQKYFNKLVQHYEDLLAYKEHQSKEVGGKPPETLEEDANRKLVIQLENEIHRKNVKWNEAEHIKKKYKSIQASLMADAERFERSLKELEEALAEQQTEINRLQQVHNEALEMRDVAKVILQRQEQQANTSLKIRERQALDFRKQVESRKMELERIGRKLFTDAKTFVHQDSIGSSSGDQQTGKTEHDDDPNSQLQSVTTDMETLFKELMEVTGATSPSNVLERFLSQKESSLRLTYLRNAAESEKTDLETQRENLTKELETSKFSEMKESEVNQEVVEKLKLEISNMNKEKQKNDEAASRTVGVIKFIQDRLRDMIYKLQEVDESDVNIVEKCKSISAQSLPDFLVNDATDEDLIDILKAKLERSLQSQGEKEIESLQKSGDVEVDELAVRLEQTPSITAEDKPQPMPMCYYNLVSGRATRTLGTSSGSPEQGPAPGKTVTDDESEVPSRNFLKRQSVVIVDTKSRRKAYRPVPQRRK
- the LOC129906057 gene encoding A-kinase anchor protein 9 isoform X2, which translates into the protein MQKAAKMELEKDVDLHQKIAEIKKRILLTEGQKTANAAEWQKQSRINSETLSTLKKENKDLTSQMVMLKNPINRPMGKDLDIEPGGGKPLYPVGAKSPEEAVFLMDLKITENRKQLDLLRHRFQVRQKYFNKLVQHYEDLLAYKEHQSKEVGGKPPETLEEDANRKLVIQLENEIHRKNVKWNEAEHIKKKYKSIQASLMADAERFERSLKELEEALAEQQTEINRLQQVHNEALEMRDVAKVILQRQEQQANTSLKIRERQALDFRKQVESRKMELERIGRKLFTDAKTFVHQDSIGSSSGDQQTGKTEHDDDPNSQLQSVTTDMETLFKELMEVTGATSPSNVLERFLSQKESSLRLTYLRNAAESEKTDLETQRENLTKELETSKFSEMKESEVNQEVVEKLKLEISNMNKEKQKNDEAASRTVGVIKFIQDRLRDMIYKLQEVDESDVNIVEKCKSISAQSLPDFLVNDATDEDLIDILKAKLERSLQSQGEKEIESLQKSGDVEVDELAVRLEQTPSITAEDKPQPMPMCYYNLVSGRATRTLGTSSGSPEQGPAPAVTDDESEVPSRNFLKRQSVVIVDTKSRRKAYRPVPQRRK